One window from the genome of Hippoglossus hippoglossus isolate fHipHip1 chromosome 10, fHipHip1.pri, whole genome shotgun sequence encodes:
- the LOC117769416 gene encoding hepatitis A virus cellular receptor 1 homolog isoform X1 encodes MLLYKSVHTHTMRGLCAFFLSILTQVSSETLSDVIGLVGHNVTLPCRYDTQTYGVLSFCWGREQVPRFQCSDTVLSSQDGAVEFRQSSRYQLLGRETDGDISLTILDAQWSDGGVYGCRVEIPGWFNDQKVDTNLVMEEAPTEQPVTTDWTLAIAGIDGKQSEISASKNVEVGDPVVEEFGTTAGNFMASLEVGNIARTGAIFFSTIIIILFFIFRRRFQPERRLQHLNNLAVENTYECVPVRA; translated from the exons TGTCCTCAGAAACCTTGAGTGATGTCATTGGCCTCGTTGGGCACAATGTCACACTGCCCTGTAGGTATGACACCCAAACTTACGGCGTGCTGAGTTTCTGTTGGGGACGAGAGCAGGTGCCCCGGTTCCAATGCTCCGACACTGTCCTCTCGTCCCAGGACGGGGCTGTGGAGTTCAGACAGTCGTCCAGGTACCAGCTGCTGGGCAGGGAGACGGACGGAGACATTTCCCTGACCATCCTGGACGCTCAGTGGAGCGACGGTGGTGTTTATGGCTGCAGGGTCGAGATCCCCGGGTGGTTCAATGACCAGAAAGTCGACACAAACCTGGTCATGGAGGAAG cacCTACAGAACAACCTGTTACCACGGACTGGACACTTGCTATTGCTGGAATAGATGGTAAACAATCAG AAATATCTGCATCTAAGAATGTGGAAGTTGGTGACCCAGTGGTGGAAGAATTTGGAACAACTGCG GGAAATTTCATGGCCTCCCTGGAAGTGGGGAACATTGCCAGGACGGGAGCTATTTTCTTCTCCACCATAATCATAATCCTCTTCTTTATTTTCC GGAGAAGGTTTCAGCCGGAGCGGAGACTTCAGCATCTTAACAACTTAGCTGTGGAAAACACTTATGAATGTGTCCCAGTGCGTGCGTGA
- the LOC117769601 gene encoding Down syndrome cell adhesion molecule homolog isoform X1: MVVLGIRHLPLCCSLLLCLLLASGCVATEGIITTVGTDATLLCNYDAKYYGKLPVCWGRGAIPNSGCSNEVIRSDGTSVVHRLTERYLLMGNLGEGNVSLTIRQVEESDSGTYGCRVNIPGWFNDHKHQVTLTVVAGRPDPLMVQTREVKERSVTIRWNPVFDGGRPITSYMVDLKNKQTSWNTEARTKVLNPELTEVTLVDLRPAKSYNIRMFVINSIGMSEASNVLTITTKEAAPEGPPLDMRMEALTPHSIKVTWKPPSADLRNGVLQSYSISYREFDPVGMQFKRWQHKSVTATRELESIVLSNLKPSTKYGVIIQAKTKAGIGPASTAPLCATLDEVHTTSEVVTVTPTSTDTTMQREDTSSFTTAVESVTDATDWEQSTTSITSVPPDPPVVELKEVTDNSISLFWTPAFEGDSPITGYYLEYKALNASWDYTKTVVDFSPNQTEATIIEINPSTYNIRMFARNSLGTSKPSNVLSITTGRTGHQKNDSATTVSSGTVSSGTVSSGTVSSGTVSPDAAVIVNGSHNGHLAAIVMTVVLVVLIVAIVTTWQIRRVTQKEGSLSLWVSNGALRYRGSESLQEL, from the exons ATGGTTGTATTGGGCATCAGACAccttcctctgtgctgcagtcttcttctttgtcttctgcTGG CTTCAGGTTGTGTCGCCACAGAGGGCATCATAACCACAGTGGGAACAGATGCAACTTTGTTGTGCAACTACGATGCCAAGTACTACGGCAAGCTTCCTGTGTGCTGGGGCCGCGGAGCCATCCCCAACAGCGGCTGTTCCAATGAGGTGATCAGGTCAGATGGGACGTCAGTGGTCCACAGGCTGACAGAGCGCTACCTGCTCATGGGTAATCTTGGCGAGGGCAATGTGTCGCTGACCATCAGACAGGTGGAAGAGAGCGACTCAGGGACGTACGGCTGCCGTGTGAATATACCGGGCTGGTTCAATGATCACAAACACCAGGTGACCCTGACTGTGGTGGCAG GACGCCCTGACCCCCTGATGGTGCAGACgagggaggtgaaggagaggtCGGTTACTATTCGCTGGAATCCTGTGTTTGATGGAGGCAGGCCCATCACGTCCTACATGGttgatttgaaaaacaaacaaa CATCCTGGAATACTGAAGCGAGGACTAAAGTCTTGAATCCTGAACTGACCGAGGTGACTTTGGTGGATTTGCGTCCGGCCAAGTCCTACAACATCCGTATGTTTGTTATTAACAGCATAGGCATGAGCGAGGCCAGCAACGTTCTGACAATCACAACAAAAGAAGCAG CACCAGAGGGTCCACCCCTGGATATGCGGATGGAGGCCCTCACCCCTCACAGTATCAAAGTGACGTGGAAG CCTCCGAGCGCTGATCTCAGAAACGGGGTGCTGCAGAGTTACAGCATCAGCTATAGAGAGTTCGACCCTGTAGGCATGCAGTTTAAGAGGTGGCAGCACAAGAGTGTGACGGCCACACGGGAACTGGAGAGCATCGTCCTGAGCAACCTGAAGCCTTCCACCAAGTACGGCGTCATTATTCAGGCCAAAACCAAAGCAGGAATCGGACCTGCCTCAACTGCACCACTCTGCGCCACTCTGGATGAAG TTCATACAACTTCAGAAGTTGTAACTGTGACGCCCACTTCTACTGACACCACGATGCAGAGAGAAGACACTTCAAGTTTTACTACAG CAGTGGAGTCTGTTACTGATGCCACAGACTGGGAACAAAGCACCACAAGCATCACTTCAG TGCCCCCGGATCCCCCTGTAGTCGAGTTAAAAGAGGTCACAGACAATTCAATTTCCCTTTTCTGGACTCCCGCCTTCGAAGGTGACAGCCCGATTACGGGTTATTACTTGGAGTATAAAGCACTGAATg CATCATGGGATTACACAAAGACAGTTGTAGACTTCAGCCCTAACCAGACAGAGGCCACAATAATAGAGATAAATCCCTCAACTTACAACATCCGCATGTTTGCCAGGAACAGTCTGGGCACCAGTAAACCCAGCAACGTCCTCTCCATCACTACTGGAAGAACAG GTCATCAGAAGAATGATTCTGCTACCACCGTATCCTCTGGCACCGTATCCTCTGGCACCGTATCCTCTGGCACCGTATCCTCTGGCACCGTATCCCCCGATGCTGCT GTGATTGTCAACGGGAGTCACAATGGTCACCTCGCTGCCATCGTGATGACGGTGGTCCTGGTGGTGTTGATTGTTGCCATAGTAACCACGTGGCAAATTCGAA GGGTAACACAGAAAGAAGGCAGCCTGAGCCT GTGGGTGAGCAATGGAGCACTACGTTACAGAGGATCTGAGTCACTGCAGGAGCTGTAA
- the LOC117769601 gene encoding protein sidekick-1-like isoform X2 produces the protein MVVLGIRHLPLCCSLLLCLLLASGCVATEGIITTVGTDATLLCNYDAKYYGKLPVCWGRGAIPNSGCSNEVIRSDGTSVVHRLTERYLLMGNLGEGNVSLTIRQVEESDSGTYGCRVNIPGWFNDHKHQVTLTVVAGRPDPLMVQTREVKERSVTIRWNPVFDGGRPITSYMVDLKNKQTSWNTEARTKVLNPELTEVTLVDLRPAKSYNIRMFVINSIGMSEASNVLTITTKEAAPEGPPLDMRMEALTPHSIKVTWKPPSADLRNGVLQSYSISYREFDPVGMQFKRWQHKSVTATRELESIVLSNLKPSTKYGVIIQAKTKAGIGPASTAPLCATLDEVHTTSEVVTVTPTSTDTTMQREDTSSFTTVESVTDATDWEQSTTSITSVPPDPPVVELKEVTDNSISLFWTPAFEGDSPITGYYLEYKALNASWDYTKTVVDFSPNQTEATIIEINPSTYNIRMFARNSLGTSKPSNVLSITTGRTGHQKNDSATTVSSGTVSSGTVSSGTVSSGTVSPDAAVIVNGSHNGHLAAIVMTVVLVVLIVAIVTTWQIRRVTQKEGSLSLWVSNGALRYRGSESLQEL, from the exons ATGGTTGTATTGGGCATCAGACAccttcctctgtgctgcagtcttcttctttgtcttctgcTGG CTTCAGGTTGTGTCGCCACAGAGGGCATCATAACCACAGTGGGAACAGATGCAACTTTGTTGTGCAACTACGATGCCAAGTACTACGGCAAGCTTCCTGTGTGCTGGGGCCGCGGAGCCATCCCCAACAGCGGCTGTTCCAATGAGGTGATCAGGTCAGATGGGACGTCAGTGGTCCACAGGCTGACAGAGCGCTACCTGCTCATGGGTAATCTTGGCGAGGGCAATGTGTCGCTGACCATCAGACAGGTGGAAGAGAGCGACTCAGGGACGTACGGCTGCCGTGTGAATATACCGGGCTGGTTCAATGATCACAAACACCAGGTGACCCTGACTGTGGTGGCAG GACGCCCTGACCCCCTGATGGTGCAGACgagggaggtgaaggagaggtCGGTTACTATTCGCTGGAATCCTGTGTTTGATGGAGGCAGGCCCATCACGTCCTACATGGttgatttgaaaaacaaacaaa CATCCTGGAATACTGAAGCGAGGACTAAAGTCTTGAATCCTGAACTGACCGAGGTGACTTTGGTGGATTTGCGTCCGGCCAAGTCCTACAACATCCGTATGTTTGTTATTAACAGCATAGGCATGAGCGAGGCCAGCAACGTTCTGACAATCACAACAAAAGAAGCAG CACCAGAGGGTCCACCCCTGGATATGCGGATGGAGGCCCTCACCCCTCACAGTATCAAAGTGACGTGGAAG CCTCCGAGCGCTGATCTCAGAAACGGGGTGCTGCAGAGTTACAGCATCAGCTATAGAGAGTTCGACCCTGTAGGCATGCAGTTTAAGAGGTGGCAGCACAAGAGTGTGACGGCCACACGGGAACTGGAGAGCATCGTCCTGAGCAACCTGAAGCCTTCCACCAAGTACGGCGTCATTATTCAGGCCAAAACCAAAGCAGGAATCGGACCTGCCTCAACTGCACCACTCTGCGCCACTCTGGATGAAG TTCATACAACTTCAGAAGTTGTAACTGTGACGCCCACTTCTACTGACACCACGATGCAGAGAGAAGACACTTCAAGTTTTACTACAG TGGAGTCTGTTACTGATGCCACAGACTGGGAACAAAGCACCACAAGCATCACTTCAG TGCCCCCGGATCCCCCTGTAGTCGAGTTAAAAGAGGTCACAGACAATTCAATTTCCCTTTTCTGGACTCCCGCCTTCGAAGGTGACAGCCCGATTACGGGTTATTACTTGGAGTATAAAGCACTGAATg CATCATGGGATTACACAAAGACAGTTGTAGACTTCAGCCCTAACCAGACAGAGGCCACAATAATAGAGATAAATCCCTCAACTTACAACATCCGCATGTTTGCCAGGAACAGTCTGGGCACCAGTAAACCCAGCAACGTCCTCTCCATCACTACTGGAAGAACAG GTCATCAGAAGAATGATTCTGCTACCACCGTATCCTCTGGCACCGTATCCTCTGGCACCGTATCCTCTGGCACCGTATCCTCTGGCACCGTATCCCCCGATGCTGCT GTGATTGTCAACGGGAGTCACAATGGTCACCTCGCTGCCATCGTGATGACGGTGGTCCTGGTGGTGTTGATTGTTGCCATAGTAACCACGTGGCAAATTCGAA GGGTAACACAGAAAGAAGGCAGCCTGAGCCT GTGGGTGAGCAATGGAGCACTACGTTACAGAGGATCTGAGTCACTGCAGGAGCTGTAA
- the LOC117769601 gene encoding Down syndrome cell adhesion molecule homolog isoform X3, producing MVVLGIRHLPLCCSLLLCLLLGCVATEGIITTVGTDATLLCNYDAKYYGKLPVCWGRGAIPNSGCSNEVIRSDGTSVVHRLTERYLLMGNLGEGNVSLTIRQVEESDSGTYGCRVNIPGWFNDHKHQVTLTVVAGRPDPLMVQTREVKERSVTIRWNPVFDGGRPITSYMVDLKNKQTSWNTEARTKVLNPELTEVTLVDLRPAKSYNIRMFVINSIGMSEASNVLTITTKEAAPEGPPLDMRMEALTPHSIKVTWKPPSADLRNGVLQSYSISYREFDPVGMQFKRWQHKSVTATRELESIVLSNLKPSTKYGVIIQAKTKAGIGPASTAPLCATLDEVHTTSEVVTVTPTSTDTTMQREDTSSFTTAVESVTDATDWEQSTTSITSVPPDPPVVELKEVTDNSISLFWTPAFEGDSPITGYYLEYKALNASWDYTKTVVDFSPNQTEATIIEINPSTYNIRMFARNSLGTSKPSNVLSITTGRTGHQKNDSATTVSSGTVSSGTVSSGTVSSGTVSPDAAVIVNGSHNGHLAAIVMTVVLVVLIVAIVTTWQIRRVTQKEGSLSLWVSNGALRYRGSESLQEL from the exons ATGGTTGTATTGGGCATCAGACAccttcctctgtgctgcagtcttcttctttgtcttctgcTGG GTTGTGTCGCCACAGAGGGCATCATAACCACAGTGGGAACAGATGCAACTTTGTTGTGCAACTACGATGCCAAGTACTACGGCAAGCTTCCTGTGTGCTGGGGCCGCGGAGCCATCCCCAACAGCGGCTGTTCCAATGAGGTGATCAGGTCAGATGGGACGTCAGTGGTCCACAGGCTGACAGAGCGCTACCTGCTCATGGGTAATCTTGGCGAGGGCAATGTGTCGCTGACCATCAGACAGGTGGAAGAGAGCGACTCAGGGACGTACGGCTGCCGTGTGAATATACCGGGCTGGTTCAATGATCACAAACACCAGGTGACCCTGACTGTGGTGGCAG GACGCCCTGACCCCCTGATGGTGCAGACgagggaggtgaaggagaggtCGGTTACTATTCGCTGGAATCCTGTGTTTGATGGAGGCAGGCCCATCACGTCCTACATGGttgatttgaaaaacaaacaaa CATCCTGGAATACTGAAGCGAGGACTAAAGTCTTGAATCCTGAACTGACCGAGGTGACTTTGGTGGATTTGCGTCCGGCCAAGTCCTACAACATCCGTATGTTTGTTATTAACAGCATAGGCATGAGCGAGGCCAGCAACGTTCTGACAATCACAACAAAAGAAGCAG CACCAGAGGGTCCACCCCTGGATATGCGGATGGAGGCCCTCACCCCTCACAGTATCAAAGTGACGTGGAAG CCTCCGAGCGCTGATCTCAGAAACGGGGTGCTGCAGAGTTACAGCATCAGCTATAGAGAGTTCGACCCTGTAGGCATGCAGTTTAAGAGGTGGCAGCACAAGAGTGTGACGGCCACACGGGAACTGGAGAGCATCGTCCTGAGCAACCTGAAGCCTTCCACCAAGTACGGCGTCATTATTCAGGCCAAAACCAAAGCAGGAATCGGACCTGCCTCAACTGCACCACTCTGCGCCACTCTGGATGAAG TTCATACAACTTCAGAAGTTGTAACTGTGACGCCCACTTCTACTGACACCACGATGCAGAGAGAAGACACTTCAAGTTTTACTACAG CAGTGGAGTCTGTTACTGATGCCACAGACTGGGAACAAAGCACCACAAGCATCACTTCAG TGCCCCCGGATCCCCCTGTAGTCGAGTTAAAAGAGGTCACAGACAATTCAATTTCCCTTTTCTGGACTCCCGCCTTCGAAGGTGACAGCCCGATTACGGGTTATTACTTGGAGTATAAAGCACTGAATg CATCATGGGATTACACAAAGACAGTTGTAGACTTCAGCCCTAACCAGACAGAGGCCACAATAATAGAGATAAATCCCTCAACTTACAACATCCGCATGTTTGCCAGGAACAGTCTGGGCACCAGTAAACCCAGCAACGTCCTCTCCATCACTACTGGAAGAACAG GTCATCAGAAGAATGATTCTGCTACCACCGTATCCTCTGGCACCGTATCCTCTGGCACCGTATCCTCTGGCACCGTATCCTCTGGCACCGTATCCCCCGATGCTGCT GTGATTGTCAACGGGAGTCACAATGGTCACCTCGCTGCCATCGTGATGACGGTGGTCCTGGTGGTGTTGATTGTTGCCATAGTAACCACGTGGCAAATTCGAA GGGTAACACAGAAAGAAGGCAGCCTGAGCCT GTGGGTGAGCAATGGAGCACTACGTTACAGAGGATCTGAGTCACTGCAGGAGCTGTAA